A segment of the Bacillus licheniformis DSM 13 = ATCC 14580 genome:
AAGGTCCCAAAATAACGATACCTACATTTGATTCTTCAAGGTTCTGAGCTAAGCCCAGCACACCGTTTGAAAATTCGACAAGCTCACCTGCCATACAGTTATCAAGGCCGTGTACGCGTGCGATACCGTCACCGACCTGAATTACCGTACCTACGTCGTGAACTTCTATTTCAGACTGATAGTTTTCAATTTGCTGTTTTATGAGAGTGCTAATTTCTTCAGCTTTGATGCTCACTTAGGTTTCACCCCTTCTTTCGATTTTCGCCTGCTAATTGACGTTCTATCCGGTCAAGCTTTCCTCTTACACTGCCGTCATAAATGCGGTTCCCGATGCGGATTTTCACACCGCCGATCAGATCCGGATTCACTTCGTTTCTGACGCGCAGTGAAGCGGCGCCTGCTTCTTTTGCAAACACTTGAGAAAAAGAGGAAATTTCCTCTTCGCTGAGCGGTTTTACAGAGTATACGATCGCATCTTCCGTCCCGCGGAACCGGTTCGCCATTTTGACATATTCGTCCGCGAGATCCGGGACGATTGACGTGCGGCTGCGGTCAACGAGAAGATAAAGCGTATGTAAGACTGCAGTCGAAACGGATCCGAACGAGTCTTTTAAAATCTGCTTTTTCTTTTCAGCGGGCACTTTAGGATGACCCAGAACGGCATTGAGGTCTTTATGCTCAATAAATATCTTCTTAACGACGGTCAGCTCTTCTTCTATTTCATTGACCAGCTTGGATTCAAGGGCAATGTCAAACAGAGCGGCTGCGTAGCGTTTGGAGACAGCTGATTGGCTCATCGGCTTTCTCCTACTTCTTTAAGATAGTCTTGGATCAATTTTTCCTGGGCTTGTTCGTCCAGCTCTTTTTCGATTACTTTAGAAGCGATCATCACAGACAATGATGCAACCTGCTCGCGCAGCGCGGTGACAGCCTGGTCTCTTTCTTTGACGATCTCGCTTCTGGCTGATTCTTTCATGCGTTCTGCTTCCTGGCGCGCAGCCTTGATGATTTCATCCTTTTGCTGTTCACCCAGTTTTTTCGCGTTTTCAATCAGAGACTGGGATTCTTCGCGTGCTTCTTTCAAAAGCGCCTGCTGCTCCTCAATGAGCTTCTTCGCTTCTTCATTCTTTTTCTCGGCAGAGGAGATCTCTCCGGTAATGTAGTCTTCACGCTCTTTCATTATATTTAATAGCGGCCCTAAAGCGTATTTCTTCAAGAGCGCTAACAAAATCAGCATGGCAACAAGCTGGAACAGCATTGTTCCGGCGTTAAACCCTACTCCTGCACCCATAACCTGTGGTAAAAAAGACATCGAATACGGCAACTCCCTTCTTGCAGATTATCTCTCCGAGGCCATCGAAAAATGTTCTCCCTCTTTTTTCAGGAGGGTGATTCTTCCGGCCGTTATGACAGTTCAAGCAACCATAAAGCAATGGCGAAGGCCTCTTGCAGTGATCTTCGCCATTTACCAGTTTTATATTCGCTTTTAGCTGAAGAACGCTAAGAACGCGATAACAACAGCGATAATCGGAAGGGCCTCAACCAATGCTACCCCGATGAACATAAGGGTTCTCAATTCTTTTCCAGCCTCAGGCTGACGAGCGATTCCTTCTACTGTACGCGATACGATAAGTCCGTTACCAATACCTGCACCAAGTGCACCTAATCCAATTGCGATTGCAGCTGCTATTAAACTCATGAAAAAGTTCCTCCTTTAAATTGTTATCCTTAGCGGATATGTCTTATTTTTAGTGTTCATGACTTACTTTGTGAGACATGTAAACCATTGTTAACATCGTGAAGATGAATGCCTGGATTGTACCTACGAACAAGCTGAACGCCTGCCATACGATCATCGGCACAACCGCTCCAATGGTTCCAACCAGCCCCAGGAAAATGCTTTGAGAATAGAAGTTGGTTGCCAGTCCGGCAAGAAGGCCGAGCAGAATTTCGCCGGCGAAAATATTACCGTAAAGACGCAATCCCAATGTTAATGTGTTCGCAAATTCTTCAATGATTTTGAGCGGCACTAAATATGGAATTGGTCTGAAGAAATCTTTGGTATACTCCCCCAACCCTTTCCTTTTCACTCCGTAGTAATGAGTGAGGCCTACTACCATGACGGCGAGGGTTAAAGTAACCGCCGGATCGGCCGTAGGGGATTTCCACCATAATTCGTGGCCTACTGTTATGGAAAACGGAAGGCCGAGCATGTTGGCAACAAATATGTACATCAGCAGGGTTATGCCAAGGGCGAGAAAGTCTCTGCCGACTTTAAGATCCATTGTGCTGCCGATAATATTGCGAACAAAGTCGACAATCCACTCCATAAAGTTCTGAGCTTTCGTCGGCCGGATCGCGAGTGTTCTTGTGGTCAGCACCGCTATCAGAAAGACGATGATGCTTGTCACAGTAATCATTAGAATGCTAGTTAAATCAAAATTGAGGCCTAAGAAATTAACAATTCTAGATTCGTGATTCAAAGGGTTTTCACCTCTCTTCCATTGATGAACGTTTTAGCTGGATAAAGGAATCTATCATAATGACAGGATAAATTGTCATCAACCCCACAATGACGCCTGCCAAATGAATATATTCAGGGTATTTATAAGCAATGGCCGCCGCGATAATGGCGTTGCACAATCTGGAAGCAGTCCCGAGAGAACGGATCATTTTGCCCTTTGCCACTGCTTTATCGAAGGCCTGCATCCTTTTGGCCAGCAGCCAGAGATTGAAATAGCTGAAAACAGTGCCGGTAATCAGGCCTAAAAAAATTGCCTGATATGGCAGAAATCCATAGCCTAACACGCAGACTGCTAAAATATATAGGACATATTTTTGTTGCCTACGGAATGAAAGACTCGCATCGGTCATCAAATACGCTCCTGATGTGAAAATTTTAAATCTATCTTACGATTACGGTAAACTAGGCGGTCTGACCATTTTACAGAACGTAGTGTTCTGCTCAAGACTTCACACAGTCCGAAAATTCTTGGGCCGGTGATCTGTCTGTCGCCTGCAAATATGGGGTTTTCAAAGGATTTTAACAGAGGACTGGTCATTATGATAACCGCTATGAAAACCTTATCATAATAGCCTATTTTAGCATACAATAGCCCCCCTGAGGTGTCAATCTGTTTAAAGTTAAAAAACTATTCATAATCACAGCAGCTCTCACAAAATGTTCACAAATTCGCCTCATTTAAGACGCACACATGTTTAATTATGGTATAAAACACAAAAAAAGAAAACCCTTTTTCAGGATTTTCTTACATTATTTCGTTCCGAACATGCGGTCTCCGGCGTCGCCCAATCCGGGAACGATATATCCTTTTTCATTTAGTTTTTCATCCAGAGCGGCAATGTAAATGTCAACGTCAGGATGATGCTTCTGCACTTCGTCTACACCTTCCGGGGCAGCGATCAGACACATAAAGCGGATATTTTTTGCGCCGCGTTTTTTCAAGCTGTTCAGCGCCTCTACCGCCGAACCTCCGGTTGCCAGCATCGGATCGACGACGATGAATTCGCGTTCTTCAACATCGGATGGAAGCTTGACATAATACTCAACAGGCTTCAATGTTTCAGGATCACGGTAAAGCCCGACATGTCCGACTTTTGCAGCAGGAATCAGCTTCAAAATTCCGTCTACCATTCCAAGCCCTGCTCTCAGAATCGGAACAACCCCGAGTTTTTTTCCGGCGATGACGTTTGACTTTGCCATTTGCACAGGAGTCTCT
Coding sequences within it:
- a CDS encoding F0F1 ATP synthase subunit delta: MSQSAVSKRYAAALFDIALESKLVNEIEEELTVVKKIFIEHKDLNAVLGHPKVPAEKKKQILKDSFGSVSTAVLHTLYLLVDRSRTSIVPDLADEYVKMANRFRGTEDAIVYSVKPLSEEEISSFSQVFAKEAGAASLRVRNEVNPDLIGGVKIRIGNRIYDGSVRGKLDRIERQLAGENRKKG
- the atpF gene encoding F0F1 ATP synthase subunit B, with amino-acid sequence MSFLPQVMGAGVGFNAGTMLFQLVAMLILLALLKKYALGPLLNIMKEREDYITGEISSAEKKNEEAKKLIEEQQALLKEAREESQSLIENAKKLGEQQKDEIIKAARQEAERMKESARSEIVKERDQAVTALREQVASLSVMIASKVIEKELDEQAQEKLIQDYLKEVGESR
- the atpE gene encoding F0F1 ATP synthase subunit C, which produces MSLIAAAIAIGLGALGAGIGNGLIVSRTVEGIARQPEAGKELRTLMFIGVALVEALPIIAVVIAFLAFFS
- the atpB gene encoding F0F1 ATP synthase subunit A, with product MNHESRIVNFLGLNFDLTSILMITVTSIIVFLIAVLTTRTLAIRPTKAQNFMEWIVDFVRNIIGSTMDLKVGRDFLALGITLLMYIFVANMLGLPFSITVGHELWWKSPTADPAVTLTLAVMVVGLTHYYGVKRKGLGEYTKDFFRPIPYLVPLKIIEEFANTLTLGLRLYGNIFAGEILLGLLAGLATNFYSQSIFLGLVGTIGAVVPMIVWQAFSLFVGTIQAFIFTMLTMVYMSHKVSHEH
- a CDS encoding ATP synthase subunit I, whose amino-acid sequence is MTDASLSFRRQQKYVLYILAVCVLGYGFLPYQAIFLGLITGTVFSYFNLWLLAKRMQAFDKAVAKGKMIRSLGTASRLCNAIIAAAIAYKYPEYIHLAGVIVGLMTIYPVIMIDSFIQLKRSSMEER
- the upp gene encoding uracil phosphoribosyltransferase, producing MGKVYVFDHPLIQHKLTYIRDVKTGTKEFRELVDEVATLMAFEITRDLPLEEVNVETPVQMAKSNVIAGKKLGVVPILRAGLGMVDGILKLIPAAKVGHVGLYRDPETLKPVEYYVKLPSDVEEREFIVVDPMLATGGSAVEALNSLKKRGAKNIRFMCLIAAPEGVDEVQKHHPDVDIYIAALDEKLNEKGYIVPGLGDAGDRMFGTK